The Sphingomicrobium sp. genome has a window encoding:
- a CDS encoding MerR family transcriptional regulator, whose translation MATRNKEAGALLTIGELSQELGVAQHILRYWESRFPQLKPMQRAGNRRYYRPADVDLARRINRLLNHEGYTVRGVQKLLRDKNAVEVPHAEPISAPVAAPQPEASQYESHGVDVFRLIALRNRLAAAIDA comes from the coding sequence TTGGCGACCCGGAACAAGGAAGCGGGCGCTCTTCTGACGATTGGTGAATTGTCGCAGGAGCTTGGCGTCGCCCAGCATATCCTGCGCTATTGGGAATCGCGTTTCCCGCAGCTCAAGCCGATGCAGCGCGCCGGCAACCGGCGCTATTACCGGCCGGCCGATGTCGACCTCGCGCGGCGGATCAACCGACTGCTCAACCATGAAGGCTATACCGTCCGCGGCGTGCAGAAGCTGCTGCGCGACAAGAATGCCGTTGAAGTGCCGCACGCCGAACCGATCAGCGCGCCGGTGGCGGCTCCGCAGCCGGAAGCGTCTCAGTACGAATCGCATGGGGTCGACGTGTTCCGCCTGATCGCGCTCCGCAACCGGCTCGCTGCCGCGATCGACGCCTAG
- a CDS encoding integration host factor subunit alpha translates to MADLGIARINTDTSDGATLTRADLADTVHRQLGLSRAESASVVERVLHHMCHALSEGENVKISGFGTFILRDKGQRIGRNPKTGVEVPIAPRRVMTFRASQIMRERIARG, encoded by the coding sequence ATGGCCGATCTGGGGATCGCGCGGATCAATACTGACACCAGCGACGGCGCGACTCTGACCAGAGCCGACCTCGCGGATACCGTCCATCGGCAGCTCGGTCTTTCGCGCGCCGAGTCGGCGAGCGTCGTCGAGCGCGTGCTGCACCACATGTGCCATGCGCTTTCCGAAGGCGAGAATGTGAAGATCTCCGGCTTCGGCACCTTCATCCTTCGCGACAAGGGGCAGCGCATCGGCCGCAACCCGAAGACCGGCGTCGAAGTGCCGATCGCGCCGCGCCGCGTGATGACCTTCCGCGCGAGCCAGATCATGCGCGAGCGGATCGCGAGAGGCTAA
- a CDS encoding beta-ketoacyl-ACP synthase III, with translation MRRSVVLGAGSALPKRRVTNAELASQVDTSDEWIVERTGIRSRHIAGDGETTSSLAVSAARAALEHAGVDAKDIGLIVLATATPDQTFPSSATKVQATLGIDDCIAFDVHAVCTGFLYALSVADSMLRGGSAQKALVIGAETFSRILDWEDRATCVLFGDGAGALVLGAEETERGILATKLHADGRHNDLLFVDGGPSTTGTVGKLRMKGREVFRHAVVNLAAVLNEVLEGAGLTTADIDWVVPHQANARILDATAKKLGLSPEKVVVTVDQHANTSAASVPLAFDTAVKDGRIKRGDVVVLEAMGGGFTWGAAALRY, from the coding sequence GTGAGGCGCTCGGTCGTCCTCGGGGCCGGGAGCGCGCTCCCCAAGCGGCGAGTCACCAACGCGGAGCTGGCGAGCCAGGTCGACACGTCCGACGAGTGGATCGTGGAGCGGACCGGCATCCGCAGCCGTCACATCGCGGGGGACGGCGAAACGACGTCGAGCCTTGCCGTCAGTGCGGCGCGCGCGGCGCTCGAGCATGCCGGAGTCGACGCCAAGGACATCGGGCTGATCGTTCTTGCGACCGCGACCCCCGACCAGACCTTCCCATCGTCCGCAACCAAGGTTCAGGCGACGCTGGGCATCGACGACTGCATCGCCTTCGACGTCCACGCCGTATGCACGGGCTTCCTCTATGCGCTGTCGGTGGCCGACTCGATGCTTCGCGGCGGCAGTGCGCAAAAGGCGCTGGTGATCGGCGCGGAGACGTTCAGCCGGATCCTCGATTGGGAGGACCGCGCGACCTGCGTCCTGTTCGGCGACGGTGCCGGGGCGCTGGTGCTCGGGGCCGAGGAGACAGAGCGCGGCATCCTTGCGACGAAGCTCCACGCGGACGGCAGGCACAACGATTTGCTGTTCGTCGACGGCGGTCCGTCGACGACCGGCACTGTCGGCAAGCTGCGGATGAAAGGGCGCGAAGTGTTCCGCCACGCCGTCGTGAACCTCGCCGCCGTGCTCAACGAAGTGCTAGAAGGCGCGGGGCTCACCACCGCCGACATCGACTGGGTGGTGCCGCACCAGGCCAATGCGCGAATCCTCGACGCCACGGCCAAGAAGCTCGGCCTTTCGCCGGAGAAGGTGGTCGTCACCGTCGACCAGCATGCGAATACGTCTGCGGCCTCCGTTCCGCTTGCGTTCGACACGGCGGTGAAGGACGGGCGTATCAAACGCGGGGACGTCGTCGTCCTGGAAGCGATGGGCGGCGGATTTACTTGGGGTGCCGCTGCGCTCCGCTATTGA
- the plsX gene encoding phosphate acyltransferase PlsX produces the protein MTGGPRIAIDAMGGDSGPDVMIAGASRALKKDPTLQFTFYGDKQKVEEQLDKHKNLQAGVTVCHSPEEIHPTEKPSQAIRRARTTSMGMAINAVKEDRADAALSAGNTGALMAMSKLALRTMPGIDRPALAALLPTLGDTDVVMLDLGANTECDAQNLVQFAVMGSAYSRTVLGISKPRVKLLNIGTEELKGTDELKDAAALLREADYLPFRFDGFTEGDQLSRGQVDVVVTDGFSGNIALKTAEGTARFVTDLLRRAFKSSLRSKAGFALSKPALNLLKVHLDPNNHNGAVFLGLNGLVVKSHGSATPKGVANAIRVAASMVRNDITRKIGDDLDNFRAHAFANGNGK, from the coding sequence ATGACCGGGGGCCCACGAATCGCAATTGACGCGATGGGCGGCGACAGCGGCCCGGACGTCATGATTGCGGGCGCTTCGCGCGCGCTGAAGAAGGACCCGACGCTGCAGTTCACCTTCTACGGTGACAAGCAGAAGGTCGAAGAGCAGCTCGACAAGCACAAGAACCTGCAGGCGGGCGTGACCGTCTGCCATTCGCCGGAAGAGATCCATCCGACGGAAAAGCCGAGCCAGGCGATCCGCCGGGCGCGGACCACCTCGATGGGCATGGCCATCAATGCGGTGAAGGAAGACCGGGCGGACGCCGCTCTGTCGGCCGGGAACACCGGTGCTTTGATGGCCATGTCGAAGCTTGCGCTTCGGACGATGCCGGGGATCGACCGGCCGGCGCTTGCCGCGCTTCTGCCGACGCTCGGCGACACGGACGTGGTCATGCTCGACCTTGGCGCCAACACCGAGTGCGACGCCCAAAATCTGGTTCAGTTCGCCGTCATGGGATCGGCCTATTCAAGGACCGTGCTTGGCATTTCCAAACCGCGCGTGAAGCTGCTGAACATCGGCACCGAGGAATTGAAGGGCACGGACGAGCTCAAGGATGCGGCCGCGCTGCTCCGCGAGGCCGACTACCTCCCGTTCCGCTTCGACGGCTTCACCGAAGGCGACCAGCTGTCGCGCGGCCAGGTCGATGTCGTCGTGACCGACGGCTTTTCCGGCAACATCGCGCTCAAGACTGCCGAAGGCACGGCGCGGTTCGTGACCGACTTGCTTCGCCGGGCATTCAAGAGCTCGCTTCGGTCCAAGGCCGGGTTCGCGCTGTCGAAGCCGGCGCTAAACCTGCTGAAGGTCCATCTCGACCCGAATAATCACAATGGCGCGGTCTTCCTCGGCCTCAACGGCCTGGTCGTGAAGAGCCACGGGAGTGCGACGCCAAAGGGTGTCGCCAACGCCATCCGCGTCGCCGCGAGCATGGTCCGCAACGACATCACCCGGAAGATCGGCGACGATCTCGACAATTTCCGCGCTCACGCATTCGCCAACGGAAACGGCAAGTGA
- the rpmF gene encoding 50S ribosomal protein L32 encodes MAVPKRKTSPSKRNMRRSHHALKTPAYQECPNCGELKVPHNLCSACGHYNGREVVSTES; translated from the coding sequence ATGGCTGTCCCTAAGAGAAAAACTTCGCCCTCCAAGCGCAACATGCGCCGCAGCCACCATGCGCTGAAGACGCCCGCCTATCAGGAATGCCCAAACTGCGGCGAACTGAAGGTGCCGCACAACCTGTGCTCGGCGTGCGGCCACTATAACGGCCGCGAAGTCGTTTCGACCGAGTCCTAA
- a CDS encoding MBL fold metallo-hydrolase, giving the protein MSEPPLKAAIVPVTPLQQNCTLLWCTKTNRAAFVDPGGDLPRLKAAAAQAGVTVEKILLTHGHIDHCGSAGIFAEELGVPIEGPHEDDRFWIDRLGEDGPRYGVMGKPFEPSRWLVDSDEVTVGELTFEVRHCPGHTPGHVVFRHAASNLALVGDVLFKGSIGRWDFPRGDHAQLIESITKRLWPMGDDTAFVPGHGPMSTFGHERRTNPLVGDAALAAA; this is encoded by the coding sequence ATGAGCGAACCGCCACTCAAGGCTGCAATCGTACCGGTCACGCCGCTGCAGCAGAATTGCACCTTGCTGTGGTGCACGAAGACTAATCGCGCCGCGTTCGTCGATCCGGGCGGCGACCTGCCGCGGCTGAAGGCGGCCGCCGCCCAGGCCGGGGTCACGGTCGAAAAAATCCTGCTGACCCACGGCCATATCGACCATTGCGGAAGCGCCGGCATCTTCGCGGAAGAACTGGGCGTGCCGATCGAAGGGCCGCACGAGGACGACCGTTTCTGGATCGATCGGCTTGGAGAGGACGGTCCGCGCTACGGCGTGATGGGTAAGCCGTTCGAACCGTCGCGCTGGCTCGTCGACAGCGATGAGGTCACGGTCGGCGAGCTGACCTTCGAAGTCCGGCACTGTCCGGGGCACACGCCGGGCCACGTCGTGTTTCGCCATGCGGCATCGAACCTCGCGCTGGTCGGCGACGTGCTGTTCAAGGGGTCGATCGGCCGCTGGGATTTCCCGCGCGGCGATCACGCGCAGCTGATCGAATCGATCACCAAGAGGCTTTGGCCGATGGGCGACGACACCGCATTCGTGCCCGGTCATGGCCCGATGTCGACGTTCGGGCACGAGCGGCGGACCAATCCCCTCGTGGGCGACGCGGCGCTCGCCGCGGCCTGA
- a CDS encoding dipeptidase, which yields MKHFLFAVAAAAAILPVAASAQPIDPKVQARIDRILKRTPLIDGHNDLPEQLSEHSKRSIEGLASGTATREPPLMTDMARLRQGRVGGQFWSVYINGQITGDATIRETLLQIDVVHRLVARYSNDLELASTADDVVRIHHKGKVASLIGIEGGRQIGGSLAALRQFYNLGARYMTLTHNQTTEWADSATDEAKYGGLSDFGVTVVREMNRIGMLVDLSHVSPETMKDAIAATRAPVIFSHSSAGGLSAHPRNVPDDVLALLPANGGVVMVNFVPGFLSEASWKWGAERSGEEARLRAIHRASKAAVEAGVKAWEAAHPAPRVTVSAVADHIEHVAKVAGYDHVAIGGDFDGIDATPEGLDGVEDYPALFAELIRRGWSDANLAKLAGGNLLRALRGAERVAAAMKNEPAAMSPVDEERAQ from the coding sequence ATGAAGCATTTCCTGTTTGCCGTTGCCGCCGCTGCGGCGATCCTGCCCGTGGCCGCAAGCGCGCAGCCGATCGACCCGAAGGTGCAGGCGCGAATCGACCGCATCTTGAAGCGCACGCCGCTGATCGACGGGCACAACGACCTGCCCGAGCAGCTGTCGGAGCATAGCAAGCGGAGCATCGAAGGTCTCGCCAGCGGTACCGCGACGCGCGAGCCGCCGCTGATGACCGACATGGCCCGGCTTCGACAGGGCCGGGTCGGGGGGCAATTTTGGTCGGTCTACATCAACGGACAGATCACGGGCGATGCCACGATCCGCGAGACGCTGCTGCAGATCGACGTGGTTCACCGGCTGGTCGCACGCTACTCGAACGACCTCGAGCTTGCGTCCACCGCCGACGACGTCGTGCGCATCCATCACAAGGGCAAGGTGGCGTCGCTGATCGGGATCGAGGGCGGGCGGCAGATCGGCGGTTCGCTTGCCGCGCTCCGGCAATTCTACAATCTCGGCGCCCGCTACATGACGCTGACGCACAACCAGACGACCGAATGGGCCGACAGCGCGACCGACGAAGCGAAATACGGCGGCCTTTCCGACTTCGGCGTAACAGTGGTTCGGGAGATGAACCGCATCGGCATGCTGGTGGACCTAAGCCACGTGTCGCCTGAGACGATGAAGGACGCGATCGCCGCAACCCGCGCACCCGTCATCTTCTCCCATTCTTCCGCCGGCGGACTTTCCGCTCACCCGCGCAACGTCCCAGACGACGTGCTTGCGCTGCTGCCCGCGAACGGCGGCGTCGTGATGGTGAACTTCGTTCCCGGATTCCTATCGGAAGCATCGTGGAAGTGGGGCGCCGAGCGGAGCGGCGAGGAAGCGCGGCTGCGGGCGATCCACCGCGCCAGCAAGGCTGCGGTGGAGGCCGGGGTGAAAGCCTGGGAGGCTGCGCATCCCGCGCCGCGGGTGACGGTGTCGGCCGTCGCCGATCACATCGAGCATGTCGCCAAGGTTGCCGGGTACGATCATGTGGCGATCGGCGGGGATTTCGACGGGATCGACGCCACTCCGGAGGGGCTCGACGGAGTCGAAGACTATCCGGCATTGTTCGCGGAGCTGATCCGCCGCGGCTGGAGCGACGCCAACCTTGCGAAGCTCGCAGGCGGCAACCTGCTTCGAGCGCTGCGTGGAGCCGAGCGCGTCGCAGCCGCGATGAAGAATGAACCCGCCGCCATGTCGCCGGTCGATGAAGAGCGCGCGCAATGA
- a CDS encoding HWE histidine kinase domain-containing protein produces MLRLRVPERLAKRLPPIVTEVAVGVAAALLALAIRKALSPFTGDEAPFAIIFSGVLLACLVGGWRSGLVALVAGQGLTWFYILPPVHSFGLNSHTAAALAVASASQLALVAMTGLYQREMRKDAEALQEQLRIREHLVAELNHRVKNTLAIVQSIGHQSLRRDAPLEEAAKAFEGRLMALASAHQILTKQNWQEVEIRDVIAQTLEPHGNVGDRFVLDGPAVRLTPKSSVTLAMTVHELATNALKYGALTSSSGSVAVHWSVDAERFRLQWREQGGPECSPPARKGFGTRMLERAFASDIGGKAKLTFAPEGLRYLVEAPARQPL; encoded by the coding sequence TTGTTGCGATTAAGGGTGCCGGAGCGGCTTGCAAAGCGCCTCCCGCCCATCGTCACCGAAGTCGCCGTGGGCGTCGCAGCGGCCCTTCTCGCATTGGCAATCCGCAAGGCTCTGTCGCCGTTTACCGGCGACGAGGCGCCGTTCGCGATCATCTTCAGCGGCGTGCTCCTCGCCTGCCTCGTAGGCGGCTGGCGGAGCGGCCTGGTCGCCCTCGTGGCCGGCCAGGGACTGACTTGGTTCTACATCCTGCCGCCTGTCCACAGCTTTGGCCTTAACAGCCATACGGCGGCGGCGCTTGCCGTCGCGTCGGCGTCGCAACTGGCGCTCGTCGCGATGACCGGCCTCTACCAGCGCGAGATGCGCAAGGACGCCGAGGCGCTGCAGGAACAGCTGCGGATCCGCGAACATCTCGTTGCCGAGCTCAACCATCGCGTGAAAAATACCCTCGCGATCGTCCAGAGCATCGGCCACCAGAGCCTGCGGAGGGATGCGCCGCTCGAAGAGGCAGCCAAGGCATTTGAAGGGCGGCTGATGGCGCTCGCGTCCGCGCATCAGATCCTGACGAAGCAGAATTGGCAGGAAGTGGAGATCAGGGATGTGATCGCGCAAACGCTCGAACCGCACGGCAACGTCGGCGACCGCTTCGTGCTCGACGGGCCCGCGGTGCGCCTCACCCCCAAGTCATCGGTGACGCTGGCCATGACCGTTCACGAGCTCGCGACCAATGCGCTCAAATATGGCGCTCTCACGAGCTCCAGCGGTTCGGTGGCGGTGCACTGGTCGGTCGATGCCGAACGCTTCCGGCTGCAGTGGCGTGAGCAGGGCGGTCCGGAATGCTCCCCGCCCGCGCGAAAGGGCTTCGGGACGCGCATGCTAGAGCGGGCGTTCGCGTCCGACATCGGAGGCAAGGCCAAGCTGACCTTCGCGCCGGAAGGGCTACGTTACCTCGTCGAGGCTCCAGCGCGGCAGCCTTTATGA
- a CDS encoding DUF885 domain-containing protein, whose amino-acid sequence MKFIACLSLSAALVVPAAADAQPKPPAAAVQASAHDRLFQLFRQSDEASLARNPLQALYRGDSRYADRLGDLFSDVHFEAERAAAERDLAALRTIPRNQLNATDQIAYDVFEFATRDRLQALQPNVLKFSTALPMNHFYGLHIDYPTLAGGQGAAPFKTVRDYESNLKRNLEFAANVDTAIRQWRRGMAEGIVDTKLTVRNMIEQLDTQLKQRPEDSPYWGPIASFPASVSPADRSRLTAEYRQSLSGTVYPALKRLRDFLANDYLPAAREGVGLKFMKGGDAYYRTLIEQTTTEKLDPEQVHQLGLSEVARITKGFEDIKREVGFKGTLREFFDYMRTSPKFQPKSKQELQDGFYAVQRKVDAKVPEYFAKLPKAKLVIRPYPEYREKFEAGGSYDQGTPDGTRAGTFYFNGYDLPSRSTWEETTLFMHEGAPGHHFQISLAQENAALPAFMRYGGNTAYIEGWALYAESLGYPMALYTDPYQRFGNLNDEMLRAMRLVVDTGLHAKGWTRDQAIKYMLANSGMGGTDATAEVERYIAIPGQALAYKIGQLTISRLRDEAKAKLGDRFDIREFHAQVLDTGALPLPILDKKIRSWIASEARAPR is encoded by the coding sequence ATGAAATTCATTGCCTGCCTGTCCCTTTCCGCCGCCCTGGTCGTGCCTGCAGCCGCCGACGCCCAGCCGAAGCCGCCCGCGGCCGCGGTGCAGGCGAGCGCGCACGACCGGCTATTCCAGCTGTTCAGGCAGAGCGACGAAGCAAGCCTTGCGCGCAACCCACTGCAGGCGCTTTACCGCGGCGACAGCCGCTACGCGGACCGGCTCGGCGACTTGTTCAGCGACGTCCACTTCGAGGCGGAGCGCGCCGCGGCCGAGCGCGACCTTGCGGCGCTTCGGACGATCCCGCGCAATCAGCTGAACGCGACCGACCAGATCGCCTATGACGTGTTCGAGTTTGCGACCAGGGACAGGCTCCAGGCGCTGCAGCCCAATGTGCTGAAGTTCAGCACCGCGCTGCCGATGAACCATTTCTACGGGCTTCACATCGACTATCCGACGCTTGCCGGCGGCCAGGGCGCCGCGCCGTTCAAGACCGTCCGGGATTATGAAAGCAATTTGAAGCGCAATCTCGAATTCGCCGCGAATGTCGACACGGCCATCCGCCAGTGGCGCCGCGGCATGGCGGAGGGCATCGTCGATACCAAGCTGACCGTCCGCAACATGATCGAGCAGCTCGACACCCAGCTGAAGCAAAGGCCGGAGGACTCGCCTTATTGGGGGCCGATCGCCAGCTTTCCGGCGTCTGTCTCGCCGGCGGACCGCTCGCGGCTGACGGCCGAGTACCGCCAGTCGCTGAGCGGGACGGTGTACCCGGCGCTGAAGCGGCTCCGCGACTTCTTGGCGAACGACTATCTGCCGGCTGCGCGCGAGGGCGTCGGCCTGAAGTTCATGAAGGGCGGGGACGCTTATTACCGGACGCTGATCGAGCAAACGACGACGGAGAAGCTCGACCCGGAGCAGGTGCACCAGCTCGGGCTCAGCGAGGTGGCGCGGATCACCAAGGGGTTTGAGGATATAAAGCGCGAGGTCGGCTTCAAGGGCACGCTGCGCGAGTTCTTCGATTACATGCGCACCAGCCCGAAGTTCCAGCCGAAGAGCAAGCAGGAGCTTCAGGACGGCTTTTACGCGGTGCAGCGCAAGGTCGACGCCAAGGTGCCGGAATATTTCGCGAAGCTGCCTAAGGCCAAGCTCGTGATCCGGCCCTATCCCGAATATCGCGAGAAATTCGAAGCCGGCGGAAGCTACGACCAGGGGACGCCCGACGGCACGCGCGCCGGGACATTCTACTTCAACGGCTACGATTTGCCGTCCCGCAGCACCTGGGAAGAAACGACGCTCTTCATGCACGAAGGTGCGCCGGGGCATCATTTCCAGATCAGCCTGGCGCAGGAGAATGCCGCGCTTCCCGCGTTCATGCGCTATGGCGGCAACACCGCTTATATCGAGGGTTGGGCGCTCTATGCGGAATCGCTCGGCTATCCGATGGCGCTGTACACCGATCCGTACCAGAGGTTCGGCAATCTCAACGACGAGATGCTGCGGGCGATGCGGCTGGTGGTCGACACCGGGCTTCACGCCAAGGGTTGGACGCGCGATCAGGCGATCAAGTACATGCTTGCCAACTCGGGCATGGGCGGCACCGACGCGACCGCCGAGGTCGAGCGCTACATCGCCATCCCCGGCCAGGCGCTCGCCTATAAGATCGGTCAGCTGACGATCAGCCGCCTGCGCGACGAGGCGAAAGCGAAGCTGGGCGACAGGTTCGACATCCGCGAATTTCACGCCCAGGTGCTCGACACTGGTGCGCTGCCGCTGCCGATCCTGGATAAGAAGATCCGCAGCTGGATCGCCTCGGAGGCACGCGCGCCGCGCTGA
- a CDS encoding RcnB family protein — translation MRKLIISLLLASAAAAPAFASPPNDPAAQQARQERREARAARQAARDVSVGRSDDSSSRRGARFEARQQPSFGDRSVERTMPTVERPSFGDRARDSSPRFERQERIRQSADSDSLRRMGERRSDAARAENVEQVQDRFERRQQAIRDGRLRERSGREPDVMRPRSPLVVSNVPRPGTQPPLRTEQRRTPAAQWSTHWRNNRDYDWQDHRRRHRSIFRVGIYFDPFGWNYRPYQIGWRMWPSYYSSRYWINDPWMYRLPYAPPGYRWIRYWDDALLVDTWSGQVVDRIPDFFW, via the coding sequence ATGCGTAAACTGATCATTTCCTTGTTGCTGGCGAGCGCCGCGGCGGCGCCGGCTTTTGCATCTCCCCCCAACGACCCCGCTGCGCAGCAGGCGCGGCAGGAGCGACGCGAAGCGCGCGCTGCCCGCCAGGCCGCGCGCGACGTATCGGTCGGCCGTTCGGACGATAGCTCGTCGCGCCGTGGCGCCCGCTTCGAAGCGCGGCAGCAGCCGTCCTTCGGCGATCGTTCGGTCGAGCGGACAATGCCGACCGTCGAGCGGCCGTCGTTCGGCGACCGTGCCCGTGATTCCTCGCCGCGCTTCGAACGGCAGGAGCGGATCCGCCAAAGCGCCGACTCGGACAGCCTGCGCCGCATGGGTGAGCGCCGCAGCGATGCCGCGCGCGCGGAAAATGTCGAGCAGGTCCAGGACCGTTTCGAGCGGCGCCAGCAGGCGATCCGCGACGGACGCCTTCGCGAACGGTCGGGCCGCGAGCCGGACGTGATGCGGCCGCGCTCCCCGCTCGTTGTCAGCAACGTCCCGCGCCCGGGCACCCAGCCGCCGCTGCGGACAGAGCAGCGCCGCACGCCGGCAGCCCAGTGGAGCACCCACTGGCGCAACAACCGCGACTATGACTGGCAGGACCACCGCCGCCGCCACCGCTCGATCTTCCGCGTCGGCATCTATTTCGACCCGTTCGGGTGGAATTACCGGCCCTACCAGATCGGCTGGCGGATGTGGCCGAGCTATTACAGCAGCCGCTACTGGATCAACGATCCGTGGATGTACCGACTGCCCTATGCGCCGCCGGGCTATCGCTGGATCCGCTATTGGGACGATGCCCTCCTGGTCGATACCTGGAGCGGACAGGTCGTGGACCGGATCCCCGACTTCTTCTGGTAG
- a CDS encoding (2Fe-2S)-binding protein, translating to MTRMTVNGDAVHYRLDPSTPLLWALRDASNLTGTKYGCDSRDCGACTVIIDGQAVKSCSVAIRDLEGASVTTIEGLSPDRSHPVQRAWIDEQVTMCGYCEPGFIMAIAAMIDAGGVTQQKVDALPNICRCGAYRRIKRAIVRAARSQAQAKSAG from the coding sequence ATGACGCGGATGACGGTCAACGGCGATGCGGTTCACTACCGGCTCGACCCTTCGACGCCCCTTCTTTGGGCGCTGCGCGATGCGTCGAACCTGACGGGCACCAAATATGGCTGCGACAGCCGCGATTGCGGCGCCTGCACGGTGATCATCGACGGCCAGGCGGTGAAGAGCTGCAGCGTTGCGATCCGCGACCTCGAAGGCGCGAGCGTGACGACCATCGAGGGGCTGTCGCCGGACCGGTCGCACCCAGTGCAGCGCGCCTGGATCGACGAGCAAGTGACGATGTGCGGCTATTGCGAGCCCGGCTTCATCATGGCGATCGCGGCGATGATCGACGCCGGTGGAGTGACCCAGCAGAAGGTCGATGCCTTGCCGAACATCTGCCGCTGCGGCGCCTATCGGCGCATTAAGCGAGCGATCGTCCGGGCAGCTCGGTCACAAGCGCAGGCCAAATCCGCCGGATGA
- a CDS encoding alpha/beta fold hydrolase, whose translation MSTINTGNGTRIGYDEAGAGNAVPIVFLHGVGSNKSVWRPQLAFFGQHRRAVAFDYPGYGDSDPAPEGTTRDDYATAILSALDELGIARAHICGLSLGGVAAIAMHDAAPERCASLVLADTFAVHPDGHGIYDRSIAASGNLRAMAEARVDVLLAQPADPAIRSEVVETMAAIDPAAYRIGAEAVWLADQRERAAAIRVPTLVLCGTEDKVTPPALSQELADLIPGARYELIERAGHLTNIEQPQAFNAQVDTFIRAAEQG comes from the coding sequence ATGAGCACCATCAATACCGGCAACGGCACCCGCATTGGCTACGACGAGGCCGGCGCCGGCAACGCGGTTCCGATCGTCTTCCTCCACGGAGTCGGGTCGAACAAGTCGGTGTGGCGCCCGCAGCTCGCCTTCTTTGGCCAACACCGCCGCGCCGTTGCCTTTGACTATCCGGGCTATGGCGACAGTGACCCTGCGCCCGAAGGCACCACGCGCGACGATTATGCTACCGCCATTCTTTCCGCGCTCGACGAGCTTGGCATCGCTCGCGCCCACATCTGCGGCTTGTCGCTTGGCGGCGTCGCTGCCATTGCGATGCATGATGCGGCGCCCGAGCGCTGCGCCTCTTTGGTCCTCGCCGACACTTTCGCTGTCCATCCTGACGGCCACGGCATTTACGACCGTTCGATCGCCGCGAGCGGAAACCTTCGGGCGATGGCGGAGGCCCGCGTCGACGTGCTGCTGGCGCAGCCGGCCGACCCTGCGATCCGCAGCGAAGTCGTCGAAACCATGGCCGCGATAGATCCTGCCGCTTACCGGATCGGCGCCGAAGCCGTGTGGCTCGCGGATCAGCGCGAGCGCGCCGCGGCCATCCGAGTTCCGACGCTCGTGCTGTGCGGAACGGAGGACAAGGTCACGCCCCCCGCTTTGTCGCAGGAGCTGGCCGATCTTATTCCCGGTGCGCGCTACGAGCTGATCGAGCGCGCCGGCCACCTGACGAATATCGAGCAACCGCAGGCGTTCAACGCGCAAGTCGACACCTTCATCCGCGCCGCCGAACAGGGCTGA